The nucleotide window CGTAAGCGTCGGTTGCCGGCGCAGCGAGGTCCGCAATCGAGGTTTCCACGGCCACTCGCTCGACGTTGCGCTTTTCGTCGCGCCCCACTAGGTGTGCGAAGCGCGAGTCGGCTTCTTCCACACGGTGGGTTCCAGTTTCGGACACTTGCTTATCGACGTTTGGCGCCGGGAACCAGACATCTAATACCGTGCCGTCTTGCGCGATCGATGCCAGGCCGCGTCCGGATGCGAAGGAGACAGTCATGGCATCCACCTTAAAGCACCGTCTCGGAGGTCTCAGCGTGGGCTCGCGCTGCGTTGTTTGCGGTGTTGTTGGCGCGCGCAAGCGGCGGGATGTTCCGCGTGGTAAACGACAGTGCAATCAAGATCGCGGAGAGGACACTGACTGCGATGACTTGGGAGCGCGACGAGTCGTCGAAAAGCATGAGCCCTGTCAGCCCGAGGAGGGCGACGAGGGTGGTCCACGGTACCCACGACGCGCCGCGGACCTGGACTGCTGAGCCGTGGATCTGGGGGTGGAGCTTGATGTAACTGAGCGTAATCATGATCCAGGTGACGATGAGGCAACCGCCGGTCGCGGCCATGATGAAGTCGATCATGCCGGGCGGGTTCCACCACTGCAGGCCGACGGCGGCGAACGCGAAGAAAACCGAGACCAGCACGGAGTTGGTGGGCACGGCGTTGGCGTTGGTTCTGGCCATCCATCGCGGGGCGTCGCCTTCGAGCGCCTGCTGGTAGGCGATGCGGGAGGTGCCGTAGATCTGCGCGTTGAACGCGGAGAGTAGCGCGAGCACAATCACGGCCTCCATGAATCCGGCGGCGCCGGGGATGTTCGCCATGTCGAGGACCTGGGTAAAGGGGGATTCTGCGGCGGTGTTGGCGCCGTCGATCTGCGCGTAGGGGAGGAGCAGGATAATGACGACGACTGAGCCGACGTAGAACAGGGCAATGCGCCAGATAATCGAGTTCACTGCGCGCTTGACGGATTCGGCGGGGTTCTCGGATTCCGCAGCGGCGATGGTGACCACCTCGATGCCGCCGAATGCGAAGGCGACGGCGAGCAGGCCCGCCGCGATGCCGGTGATGCCGTTGGGGGCGAAGCCGGACGCGCGGACGTTTTCGAAGCCGACAAACCCGGAGGCGGGCAGCAGGCCGAGCCAGAGCGCGGCGCCGATGACCAGGAAAGCGAGGATGACTACGATTTTGATCATCGCGAACCAGTACTCGAACTCGCCGAAGCCTTTGACCTGCGCGAGGTTGACAGCGGTGAGGATTGAGACGACGATCAGCGCCGGCAGCCACTGCGGCACGTCGAACCAGCCAGCCATGATGGCGGAGGCGCCGGTAATTTCCGCGCCGCAGGCCATGATGAGCAGGAACCAGTAGATCCAGCCGAGCAGGAAGCCCGCCCAGTGTCCGAACGCCTGGCGGCCGTAGGTGGCGAACGAGCCGGAACTCGGGCGCGCTGCCGCCATCTCGCCGAGCATGCGCATCACGGAGATCACGATCGCGCCGGCGATCACGTACGCGATGAGGATTGCCGGACCGGCGGCGCGGATCCCCACACCGACGCCGAGGAAGAGGCCCGCGCCGACGGCGGTGCCCAGGCCCATCAGGGTCAGGTGGCGCAACTTCAGGCCGGTGCCGAGTTCGGAGGCGGCGTCGGCGCTGCCGCGGGTACTAGCGCTGCCGCTGGTAC belongs to Corynebacterium glaucum and includes:
- a CDS encoding amino acid permease; this translates as MGLGTAVGAGLFLGVGVGIRAAGPAILIAYVIAGAIVISVMRMLGEMAAARPSSGSFATYGRQAFGHWAGFLLGWIYWFLLIMACGAEITGASAIMAGWFDVPQWLPALIVVSILTAVNLAQVKGFGEFEYWFAMIKIVVILAFLVIGAALWLGLLPASGFVGFENVRASGFAPNGITGIAAGLLAVAFAFGGIEVVTIAAAESENPAESVKRAVNSIIWRIALFYVGSVVVIILLLPYAQIDGANTAAESPFTQVLDMANIPGAAGFMEAVIVLALLSAFNAQIYGTSRIAYQQALEGDAPRWMARTNANAVPTNSVLVSVFFAFAAVGLQWWNPPGMIDFIMAATGGCLIVTWIMITLSYIKLHPQIHGSAVQVRGASWVPWTTLVALLGLTGLMLFDDSSRSQVIAVSVLSAILIALSFTTRNIPPLARANNTANNAARAHAETSETVL